agtctcgaaatggtcgagacgtaaatatcgatatattggaaggctatattcggacatcggaaaggttccgagtgattcgggtatttttcggattACCGGAGaattacgggaattcgtattgggccttaatgggccatacgggaaaggagagaaagacctcgagggtggccgcgccccttccccatggactggtccgaattggactagggaaagggggtgcccccttccttccttctccttctcccttccccttttcctattccatgtgggaggtggaatcctactaggactagggagtcctagtaggactccacacttgggcacgccctatgagggccggcctcctcctccctccatcctttatatacgtggccagggggcaccccatagacacacaagttgatcattgatcttttagccgtgtgcggtgcccccctccatcataatccacctcggtcatatcgtcgtagtgcttaggcgaagccctgcgtcggtagcttcatcataaccatcaccacgccgtcatgctgacggaactctccctcggcctcaactggattaagagtacgagggacgtcatcgagctgaacgtgtgctgaactcggaggtgtcgtgtgtactgtacttggatcggtcggatcatgaagacgtacgactacatcaaccgcgttgataaaacgcttccgcttacggtctacgagggtacgtggacaacactctcccgctcgttgctatgcatcaccatgatcttgcttgtgcgtaggaacttttttgaaattactgcgttccccaacattacACCCCcagtcatattttcgtagtgcttaggcgaagccctgcggagatcacttcaccatcaccgtcactatgccgttgtgctgacggaactcatctactacctcgacatcttgctggatcaagaaggcgaaggacgtcaccgagctgaacatgtgcagaacgcagaggtgtcgtgtgttcggtacttgatcggttgaagcgcgaagaagttcgactacatcaaccgcgttgtgaaacgcttccgcttacggtctacgagggtacgtagacatactctccccctcgttgctatgcatctccatggatagatcattgcatgtgcgtaatttttttgtttttccatgcaacgattcccaacacatgtattgtgtgaaagttgaaaaagcttgagaacattaaatgtatgaaataattgcttggcttatcatcggagttgtgcatgataaatactttgtgtgatgaagatagagcatgaaaagattatatgattttgtagggataactttctttagccatgatattttgagaagacatgattgctttattagtatgcttgaagtattattgtttttacgtcaatattaaacctttgctttgaatcttatggatctaaatattcatgccacaacaAGAAAATTTACAttgataaacatgttaggtagtatttcacatcaaaaattccgtttttatcatttacctactcgaggacgagcaggaattaagcttgcggatgcttgatacgtctccaacgtatctataagttttgattgtttcatgctattatattatctatcttggatgttttatatgcattaatatgttattttatatcattttttgggactaacctattaacctagtgaccagtgccagttgctgtttttccttgtttttgtcttttacagaaaatcaataccaaagggagtccaaacggaacgaaactttttgaggatttttcttgGACAAGAAGACAACCACGAAGGTTCAGGAGGAGGCTAGAAGACCCACGAGGGAGACACAAGCCCTCAAGGCGCGCCCCAGGGGCGCCCCTAGGCTTGTGGGGCCCTTGCAGCCCTCCTAACCCTAATTGCAGCtttataaatacccaaatattcccttTACGTCAGAAGGCACACAAAAAATACCttttcgccgccgcaagctcccgttctcgtgagatcccatcttggggccttttccggctctctgacagagggggattcgatcactgagggcctctacaccaaccttgctgcacttccgatgatgtgtgagtagtttaccacagacctacgggtccatagctagtagctacatgactttctctctctctctctctctctctctctctctctctctatttgatattcaatacaatgttctcctcgatgttctcggagatctattcgatgtaatcttcttttgcggtacgtttgttgagatccgatgaattatggatttatgatcagattatctatgaatattatttgagtcttctctgaactcttttatgcatgattaaaatagctttgtatttctctctgatctattgatttggtttggccaactagattgatttttcttgcaatgggagaagtgctttatgatgggttcaatcttgcggtgtcctcacccactgacagtaggggtagcgaggcacgtattgtattattgccattaaggataaataGATGGGGTTTTACCATATTGATTGGGTCTATCCCTCTGCATcttgtcatcttgcttaaagcgttactccgttcttgttaacttaatacactagatgcatgctggatagcggtcgaggcgtggagtaatagtagtagatggaggcaggagtcggtctacttgtcaccgacgtgatgcctatattcatgatcattgccttagatatcctcataactttgcgtttttctatcagtttctcaacagtaatttgtttacccatcgtatgtttctttcaagagagaagcctctagtgaaaactatggcccccgggtctatttctcatcatatattttcagatctataaaatcaaaaatacaaaaataccttgctgcaatttatttacctttactttattttgcatttttgcttatcttttatacctatctctatcagatctcatccttgcaattaaccgtgaagggattggcaacccctttttcgcgttgggtgcaagtatttgtttctttgtgtaggtgcaactattggagacttgtgtgtacctcctactggattgataccttggttcttaactgagggaaattcttatctctactttgttgcatcacccctttctcttcaaggaaaaaaccaacgcaagctcaagaagtagtagTGGTCCGCATTGGAGTTGCCCTGACAAATTGTAGTCCGTTCCTGTAGTCAAACATCTTATTACTATATATATGCTCAATTTTTATTTTTGACCCTGAAACAGTAGGAGAGGCTCCTATTGTATATTTAATTAAATAAATGAAAGATTGTACATAATATACATACAACCTAGCCACTTTGGGCTAGGTCCAAGAAAGAACCAGCAAGCAACAACAGGAAGCTAAGGTCTAAAATTTTCAGGAATTAGCTCAGAGTGTGCAAAATAATTATAGGCTCATGCCTTATTTGGTTGGTTATGCAGCACAAGCTAATGCATTCACAGTCGAGTCAGCACCATGAACATACAAAACTAACAAAGCAAATCTTATAATGTACTCCGACATTGGCCGAAGATCCATGGAACTAGTATAAACTTTTGTGAGAAACCATACCTCCAATGCGGCTCCAAGCAGTATGCTTATATATTTTTTAAATACCATGAATCAGATATGTCTTTAACGGACATTTTGATAAATTAAGGGTCTCTTGTTTTGTGATAACTATGGAACTAGCTACAGGAAAAAATTCGCATTTTTGGTAGGCCGCTATGGAACACTTCTctgccttttttttcttttgcatcaGCCAATTTGTTGCGAGTCGTTGGATTAAAAACGAGTGGCCAGATTGTCCTCTTCTTCCTCCAACCGCCCCCTTCCCCTCAAACtattcatcttcttcctcctacCCGACAAAAATACAAGCCACGATTTCTTCCTCCTCCCTCCCAACCCTTCTCCTACCTCGCCTCCAACGAGTTCCCGTCCGATGCCTCATCGGGGACGCAATGTCGCTTCTGTCTCCAACTCAGGCTTCGTCTGATCCAAGCGATGGTCAGAGTTAAAAGCCCCCCTCCCAACCACACAGTCAAACCTCCGACTCGCCTCCGCTTGCGATGGCGCGACGTCGACGGCTCCGCCTCGGGGTTTGCTTCTCCTTTGCGAAAAATCGACCGTCGCGATTGCGATTTTCAAGCAACTGGACGAGGAATGGCAATACCGAACAAGTTTTATTATATGGTTCTTGGAACCGAAGCATTTGACAAAATGGAAACAAAAGTAGGCAAAACCTCACTAGAATATTTACCAACTTGGACTGGGGACTGACTGACCTCGCAACGACAGCCCACCCCACACGAGGGGAGTGAAGTCCAACACACGCGCACCaaccctcctcttcctcctttcCTTCTCCCCACCTCGCCTCTTCCCCCAAACTCCGCAGATTCTCCTCGCCGCTCTCCAATCCGGCCGTCCCTGGGCGGTCACCATCGCCGCCCGCCCTCACGACGAAGCATCGACCCcttcccgccgccgcctgcctcgtcGCCGGCGCATGAGAGGTGAGCTCCTCCACGCATCCCGTCTCATCCCCCATCCCGTCCGTCGGTGCCTCTTCTTGCCGGCGCTGCCATGTCCTCGTACCAGGAGCGTCCCCGTGGCTCCGTGTACCCACCTCGCTCCGTCTTCTCCTGCCGCGGAATGCGATCCGGGTAACCAACGGGTGCCGGTGCGGATTCGGTCGCctgccggccggccggccggccgagATGTGGATCAGCTCATCCTCCGATGGGCCGCGAGTTCGCGACGAACGATGGCGTCGATGCGTCGCGCTACGCGTGCTCCTCCTTATCCGCAGCTCCCTTGCTAGTAGCCGGTAGGTTCGATTTGTCTGACGCCGTAGTTCCACTGCAGGCGACAGACGTCCTAGGTGAGAGCATTTTCCATGGAATCAAAATGATGAAACTGGCAGTGAGACGTAGCGGGTCCCTCGACGCAGGCCGGGTTTATAGAGGAGCACATTCCATGTGGTATGTTGCTCACCACAATGTGGATGTGCATCTGAACAACATCAGAGGCTTGATCTGCGCCTACTACCCTGTAAATGAATGTGCAGACCCGTCACTTGGAACTAACAAGAGTGCTCTTTGACCATTGCCCGTCTATGAATTTCACAATCTGTCCTGCCAATGATTTTGATTTTGGTTATTGGTGGCAAATCTTATCCCTTGGCTGGCATCTAGGACTTGTGCCTTCATTTTACGTTTATTGCGCTGATTCACTGATCTCTACGGTTGTTGGCATCTATGGACCAACTGTTCCCTTCATTCCCTACTTTCCTCAACAATGCGCATTTATGTGCTGCATTACTCCGTCTAGCTTTGGGTTGAAATGGGAGCTCCAGCCTTCCaatcttttttgttttctttcatgcaCCAAACAGCTAATGGTTGTATTAACTTGATGACACTTAAGTTTGTCTGCATAGTCTACATTTCCATATTGAGTTAATACTTCTGATCTTTGCTATTTCCAGCGAATCATGGGAGGATTTTGCTGCTGCCTTTCCACAGACGATTTTGAGGAATATGTTCATCCAAATAATCCTGTCTATAGACAATGCATATCCCTAAGGCAGTTGTTTCACAACATGTTTGGGGGGGTAATGTTACCTCTTACTATATGAATTTTCCAGTATGCAAAATGCAACCATATATGGTTATACATGTACATTTAATCTTCTGGTTTCCAATTTATCATACATCTTCTTATGGTCATGCTGATCTAATTATCCAAATTGCCACTGCTATGTTGATTACATGCTATTTTATGGCAAACAGCACAATATGCTAGCTTATATAGAGGAGTATTTTAGATGGCACATTGGTGTCACTGATGTTTGTTGGACAAAAATATAACACCAATGGCGAACTATACAATGATCGGTACACAACATTTATGGAAGGCAAAAGATGGTAGAGACTAGAGAGACCATTGACCTGTTCTTGATCTTACATTAGTATTGATCTTTTGATTGTGTTCAACCACATTTACATGGTTTATGATGTATGCACATTGTCTGGGCAGATTCATTGCAAAGAGAATTAGAGAAATCACAAACAAATGTAGAGCATGTTTGGCATGTTTCATTTTCAATGATTTTGCATGTTATAGTACATTAATTTTCATACTGAATGCTTATTCTAACTCCAGTATTCCTCTTTGGTCCATGTAGTATACTGCAGCATTCCAGAGGCTCGACTCTAGGCCAAGCAACCCAGCTCAAGGAGCTGCGCCATTGGCATCCACTAATCCAAGTACTAATATAACTGAGAGTTCGCTGTCTGAAACTTTTCACCTTGTTTCTAGACCACCCCCATATGACATTGACCCTAGATATGCCCGAGTTCAAAGAGAGGGACTGGTATCAAGGCGTGAAAAGTCTATAAACCTCACGCATGAAGAGTCCCCAGCTCTTAGACGAAATGGCAGCAGCTCCGGTGTCGAGCATTTAGCTGCTCAAAAGAAAAGGAGCAGCACTGATCCTGAGGGTGAACATAAGGTGCGTCGTTCTGAGTCGACTAAGAGTCTTTCTGGAAGAGCATATAACAGCAGTTATGCCGTCATCACTTCAGACGACGAAGATGTCTGCCCTACTTGTCTGGAAGGTTTGTTCGCACGTGTTTTTATCTGAATACAGAGGACATGTTATGGTGTGCGTGAACATTTTCTCACTGCTTGCCCATCGTGCAGAGTACACCCCGGAGAATCCGCAGATCATAACTAAATGCTCCCACCATTTCCATCTAAGTTGTATTTATGAGTGGATGGAGAGAAGCGACACCTGCCCAATTTGTGGGAAGGTACCTTATCTCGTGCTCCAGACTTCATATTCCTAATAAATGTATTTTCTCTGCATGCCTGACAACTCCCACAACCTGCTGGACTTGCAGGAAATGGAGTTCTGCGAGAGCCCCTGAGAGAAACTTCCATGCCGGTCGCATCAGGAAGAGCGGGAAGAAGTATCTGCAGCATGGGATGCTGGAGAGTCTGTAAAGGGAAAAAGTATCTACAGCATGGGATGCTGGAGTCTGTAAATAATACCGTAGTTCTTTGATGTCTGAAACCTATCTCGTTCTCGAGATCG
The Aegilops tauschii subsp. strangulata cultivar AL8/78 chromosome 3, Aet v6.0, whole genome shotgun sequence genome window above contains:
- the LOC109769976 gene encoding E3 ubiquitin-protein ligase At3g02290, which encodes MGGFCCCLSTDDFEEYVHPNNPVYRQCISLRQLFHNMFGGYTAAFQRLDSRPSNPAQGAAPLASTNPSTNITESSLSETFHLVSRPPPYDIDPRYARVQREGLVSRREKSINLTHEESPALRRNGSSSGVEHLAAQKKRSSTDPEGEHKVRRSESTKSLSGRAYNSSYAVITSDDEDVCPTCLEEYTPENPQIITKCSHHFHLSCIYEWMERSDTCPICGKEMEFCESP